The Primulina tabacum isolate GXHZ01 chromosome 16, ASM2559414v2, whole genome shotgun sequence genome window below encodes:
- the LOC142529066 gene encoding cellulose synthase A catalytic subunit 7 [UDP-forming]-like, translating to MEASAGLVAGSHNRNELVVIHGHEEPKTLKNLNGQVCEICGDAAGLTVDGELFVACNECGFPVCRPCYEYERREGNQLCPQCKTRYKRLKGSPRVEGDDDEEDIDDIEHEFNIDEPKNNTDIAESMLHGKMSYGRGQDEENAQYPAVVAGRRSHYVSGEFPTPSHAYGGDQMMGSSLHRRVHPYPISDETGGARSDDKKLEMGWKERMEDWKMQQGNLGPEYDDSADPEMTILDEARQPLSRKVPIASSKINPYRMVIVTRLVVLAFFLRYRILNPVHDAFGLWLTSIICEIWFAFSWILDQFPKWFPIDRETYLDRLSLRYEREGEPNMLAPVDIFVSTVDPMKEPPLVTANTVLSILAMDYPVDKISCYISDDGASMCTFEALSETAEFSRKWVPFCNKFSIEPRAPEMYFSEKVDYLKDKVQPTFVQERRAMKREYEEFKVRINALVAKAIKVPPGGWIMQDGTPWPGNNTKDHPGMIQVFLGQNGGLDVEGRELPRLVYVSREKRPSFQHHKKAGAMNSLIRVSGVLTNAAFMLNLDCDHYLNNSKAVREAMCFLMDPQVGKKVCYVQFPQRFGGIDKHDRYANRNTVFFDINMKGLDGIQGPVYVGTGCVFRRQALYGYEPPKGPKRPKMVSCDCCPCFGRRKKLPKYSKNDPDGGANIQGFDEDNKILMSQMNFEKKFGQSPIFVTSTFMIEGGVPPSSSPAALLKEAIHVISCGYEDKTEWGSELGWIYGSITEDILTGFKMHCRGWRSIYCMPKRAAFKGSAPINLSDRLNQVLRWALGSVEIFFSRHSPLWYGYKEGNLKWLERFAYVNTTVYPFTSLPLLAYCTLPAICLLTGKFIMPEISTFASLFFIALFLSIFVTGILELRWSGVSIEEWWRNEQFWVIGGVSAHLFAVIQGLLKVLAGIDTNFTVTSKATDDEDFGELYAFKWTTLLIPPTTILIINLVGVVAGISDAINNGYQSWGPLFGKLFFAFWVIVHLYPFLKGLMGRQNRTPTIVIIWSVLLASIFSLLWVRIDPFILKTKGPNTKQCGINC from the exons ATGGAAGCCAGTGCCGGTCTCGTTGCTGGTTCTCACAACCGGAACGAGTTAGTTGTCATCCATGGCCACGAAGAG CCTAAGACACTGAAAAATCTGAATGGACAAGTCTGTGAGATATGTGGGGATGCGGCTGGGCTAACGGTGGATGGCGAACTCTTCGTGGCATGCAACGAGTGCGGTTTCCCAGTGTGCCGGCCGTGCTACGAGTACGAGAGAAGAGAAGGCAATCAACTGTGCCCTCAGTGCAAAACCAGATATAAACGTCTAAAAG GGAGTCCGAGGGTCGAGGGAGATGATGACGAGGAAGATATCGATGACATTGAACATGAATTCAACATAGATGAGCCAAAAAATAATACAGATATTGCTGAATCCATGCTCCATGGGAAGATGAGTTACGGAAGAGGACAAGACGAGGAAAACGCTCAATATCCGGCTGTTGTAGCCGGCCGTCGCTCCCATTAT GTTAGTGGAGAATTCCCGACTCCAAGTCATGCTTATGGTGGAGACCAAATGATGGGATCCTCTCTGCACAGGCGCGTGCATCCATATCCAATCTCTGATGAAACTG GAGGTGCAAGATCGGATGATAAGAAACTGGAGATGGGTTGGAAAGAAAGGATGGAAGACTGGAAAATGCAGCAAGGAAATCTGGGGCCTGAATATGACGACTCCGCTGATCCGGAAATGACCAT TTTAGATGAAGCAAGACAACCGTTGTCAAGAAAAGTGCCAATTGCTTCGAGCAAAATTAATCCTTACCGCATGGTGATCGTGACTCGGCTGGTGGTACTGGCCTTCTTCCTTCGTTACCGAATCTTGAATCCCGTGCATGATGCATTTGGCCTCTGGCTCACTTCAATTATTTGTGAAATCTGGTTTGCTTTCTCATGGATTCTCGATCAGTTTCCAAAATGGTTCCCCATTGACAGGGAGACGTATCTTGATCGCCTTTCCCTCAG GTATGAAAGGGAAGGTGAACCAAACATGCTAGCTCCAGTCGATATATTTGTCAGTACAGTAGATCCCATGAAGGAACCACCTCTTGTTACAGCCAATACGGTTCTCTCAATACTTGCAATGGACTACCCTGTTGACAAAATCTCATGTTATATATCTGATGATGGTGCTTCAATGTGTACCTTTGAAGCACTATCAGAAACAGCAGAATTCTCTCGAAAATGggttcctttctgtaataagtTCTCTATAGAACCTCGAGCACCGGAGATGTATTTCTCGGAGAAGGTTGACTATCTGAAGGATAAAGTGCAGCCAACTTTTGTGCAGGAGCGAAGAGCTATGAAG AGAGAATATGAAGAATTCAAGGTCAGAATAAATGCACTGGTTGCAAAAGCCATTAAAGTTCCTCCTGGAGGATGGATCATGCAAGATGGGACTCCATGGCCTGGAAACAACACTAAGGATCATCCTGGTATGATTCAAGTCTTTCTAGGCCAAAATGGAGGCCTTGATGTGGAAGGACGTGAACTTCCTCGCCTAGTTTACGTTTCTCGGGAAAAGAGGCCAAGTTTTCAGCATCACAAAAAAGCTGGTGCGATGAATTCCCTG ATTCGAGTTTCTGGAGTTCTTACCAACGCTGCATTCATGTTGAACTTGGACTGTGACCACTACTTAAATAACAGCAAGGCTGTAAGAGAGGCAATGTGTTTTTTGATGGATCCTCAGGTTGGAAAGAAGGTTTGCTACGTCCAATTCCCTCAGAGGTTTGGTGGGATAGATAAACATGACAGATATGCCAACAGAAATACAGTCTTCTTTGAT ATCAACATGAAAGGTCTAGACGGCATTCAAGGTCCAGTCTATGTTGGGACAGGGTGTGTCTTTAGAAGACAAGCTTTATACGGCTATGAACCTCCCAAGGGTCCTAAGCGTCCAAAAATGGTAAGCTGCGATTGCTGCCCATGCTTTGGACGCCGCAAAAAGCTTCCAAAATACTCTAAGAATGATCCCGATGGAGGGGCAAACATTCAAG GATTTGATGAAGACAATAAGATATTAATGTCTCAGAtgaattttgaaaagaaatttgGACAATCACCAATATTTGTGACTTCAACCTTCATGATTGAAGGTGGTGTCCCACCTTCCTCAAGCCCAGCAGCTTTGCTAAAAGAAGCCATTCATGTCATAAGCTGTGGTTATGAAGACAAGACAGAATGGGGTTCTGAG CTGGGTTGGATTTACGGCTCTATCACAGAAGATATCCTCACAGGATTCAAGATGCATTGCCGCGGTTGGCGATCCATTTACTGTATGCCTAAAAGGGCTGCATTTAAGGGATCAGCTCCAATTAATCTATCAGATCGTCTCAATCAGGTGCTGCGATGGGCTCTTGGCTCTGTCGAGATCTTTTTCAGTCGCCACAGCCCTCTCTGGTATGGGTACAAAGAAGGAAACTTAAAGTGGCTAGAACGATTTGCATATGTCAACACGACTGTCTATCCCTTCACCTCTCTACCACTTCTTGCCTACTGTACCCTCCCTGCTATCTGCTTGCTCACTGGAAAATTCATCATGCCAGAG ATAAGCACCTTTGcaagtttattctttattgctCTCTTCCTGTCAATATTTGTGACGGGTATTCTAGAACTAAGGTGGAGTGGAGTTAGCATCGAGGAATGGTGGAGAAACGAGCAGTTTTGGGTGATTGGCGGTGTGTCTGCTCACCTCTTCGCCGTTATTCAAGGCCTTCTAAAAGTTTTGGCAGGAATAGACACAAACTTCACAGTAACATCCAAGGCAACAGATGATGAGGATTTTGGGGAGCTATACGCTTTCAAGTGGACAACACTCCTTATCCCTCCAACAACTATTTTGATAATAAACCTTGTTGGTGTTGTGGCTGGAATCTCGGATGCCATCAACAACGGTTATCAATCATGGGGTCCCCTATTCGGTAAGCTATTCTTTGCCTTTTGGGTGATCGTGCACCTCTACCCATTCCTCAAAGGTCTCATGGGCAGACAGAACAGGACTCCCACTATTGTTATTATATGGTCAGTGCTTCTAGCTTCAATCTTCTCTTTGCTTTGGGTTCGAATCGATCCCTTCATACTAAAAACTAAGGGGCCTAACACCAAGCAATGTGGGATTAACTGCTGA